One part of the Nostoc sp. PCC 7120 = FACHB-418 genome encodes these proteins:
- a CDS encoding YdeI/OmpD-associated family protein, producing the protein MPNFDNQLQTFQASDRQEWREWLEKNYQTSIGVWLIYYKVKSGKPSIKYNEAVKEALCFGWIDSKVKSLDEERYMQIFTPRKPKSVWSKLNKQYIQELSEQGLMIEAGLAKIAAAKQDGSWTKLDDIEALIIPEDLQQALAANETANQYFLGLSNSSKKNILSWIASAKRPETRLKRIEQTINSTAQNKLPKL; encoded by the coding sequence ATGCCCAACTTTGATAATCAATTACAAACGTTCCAAGCCAGCGATCGCCAAGAATGGCGGGAATGGTTAGAGAAAAACTATCAAACATCTATTGGTGTATGGCTAATTTATTACAAAGTCAAAAGTGGTAAACCAAGTATTAAATATAATGAAGCAGTCAAAGAAGCCTTATGTTTTGGTTGGATTGACAGTAAAGTTAAATCTTTAGATGAAGAACGTTATATGCAGATATTTACTCCTCGGAAACCGAAAAGTGTATGGTCAAAATTAAATAAACAATATATCCAAGAACTGAGTGAGCAAGGTTTGATGATTGAGGCTGGTTTAGCGAAGATTGCAGCCGCAAAACAAGATGGTTCATGGACTAAGTTAGATGACATAGAAGCATTAATTATTCCAGAGGATTTACAACAAGCCTTAGCAGCAAATGAAACGGCTAATCAATATTTTTTGGGATTAAGTAACTCATCGAAAAAAAATATTCTCTCCTGGATTGCTAGCGCTAAACGTCCAGAAACAAGATTGAAGCGAATTGAGCAAACTATCAATTCAACAGCACAAAATAAACTTCCTAAGTTATAA
- a CDS encoding slipin family protein, translated as MWKTFYIKPNEIGILYHRSDFKKILQPGTYIYFGRHWQVKTYDLNQPEAKIENLELLLRNHSAELQEHLLIVRTAFNQAALVRCGQTWLSVLPNQLRVFWRGFIEVQAHFFNLETNLELPAEFVQQLRGIILSGIKKFPVSEYELGLLYVQNNFVRSLSTGEYAFWSVDRDVSVRTISRLIPNPDFPLEEILIEQHPDFVATYCETVQLQSQQVAIARYQGKVIAILPPTTRKLFWQGVEVEVIDISTDAKLPTSLIAELVSGSREVVALSHNYLHLCEVPPQHIGLLYINQEFQAQLPSGKHAWWLFGRSWQTEVFDLRQQTLEVSGQDILSKDKVPLRLNLTAGYRLLDPLRARNGLSDILNYLYKELQFALRGAVGERSLDALLEDKGTIDRSIFEYIRQKTADYGIEVDSVGVKDIILPGEIKTILSKVVEAEKAAQANVVRRREETAATRSMLNTARVMEDNPVALRLKELEVLERIAEKIEKIQVNGSLDSILTELIRINPN; from the coding sequence ATGTGGAAAACATTTTATATTAAACCTAACGAAATCGGGATTTTATATCATCGGAGTGATTTCAAAAAAATTTTACAGCCAGGGACTTACATTTATTTTGGTAGGCATTGGCAAGTTAAAACTTATGACCTCAATCAACCTGAAGCTAAGATTGAGAATTTGGAATTATTGCTGCGAAATCACAGTGCAGAATTACAGGAACATTTACTAATAGTCAGGACAGCATTTAATCAAGCTGCTTTAGTTAGATGTGGGCAAACTTGGCTTAGTGTTTTACCTAATCAACTGCGGGTGTTTTGGCGCGGTTTTATTGAGGTACAAGCTCATTTTTTCAATTTGGAAACAAATTTGGAATTACCTGCTGAGTTTGTACAGCAACTACGGGGAATTATTTTGAGTGGAATTAAGAAGTTCCCCGTTTCTGAGTATGAGCTTGGTTTGCTGTACGTGCAGAACAACTTTGTGCGATCGCTCTCCACAGGAGAGTACGCTTTCTGGTCGGTTGATCGAGATGTTTCGGTACGGACTATCAGTCGTCTTATCCCTAATCCAGACTTTCCCTTAGAAGAAATTTTGATTGAGCAACACCCTGATTTTGTGGCTACTTATTGCGAAACGGTACAGTTACAGAGTCAACAAGTAGCGATCGCTCGTTATCAAGGTAAAGTCATCGCCATCCTACCACCAACCACCCGCAAGCTATTCTGGCAAGGTGTGGAAGTAGAAGTGATTGACATCAGTACTGATGCTAAATTGCCAACCTCCCTTATTGCTGAATTAGTTTCTGGTTCACGAGAGGTTGTAGCCTTGAGCCACAATTATTTACACCTTTGCGAAGTTCCACCACAACACATTGGCTTGCTATACATTAATCAAGAATTTCAAGCACAACTCCCCTCAGGGAAACACGCCTGGTGGTTGTTTGGACGTTCTTGGCAAACGGAAGTCTTTGACCTACGTCAACAAACTTTGGAAGTATCCGGGCAAGATATCCTCTCTAAAGATAAAGTACCCTTACGTTTGAACTTAACTGCTGGCTACCGCCTTCTTGACCCCTTGAGAGCCAGAAACGGCTTATCAGATATTCTTAATTATTTATATAAAGAATTGCAGTTTGCCTTACGTGGTGCTGTGGGAGAGAGGAGTTTGGATGCTTTACTGGAGGATAAAGGCACAATTGATAGAAGTATTTTTGAATATATTCGTCAGAAAACTGCTGACTATGGAATTGAGGTAGATTCGGTTGGAGTCAAAGATATTATTCTCCCTGGCGAAATTAAAACGATTTTGAGCAAAGTAGTGGAAGCCGAAAAAGCTGCCCAAGCTAACGTAGTTCGTCGTCGTGAAGAAACTGCTGCCACTCGCAGTATGTTGAATACCGCCAGGGTCATGGAAGATAACCCCGTAGCCTTGCGTTTGAAGGAGTTGGAGGTGCTAGAGCGAATTGCTGAGAAAATTGAGAAAATCCAAGTAAATGGCAGCTTGGACAGCATCTTGACGGAATTAATTCGGATTAATCCCAATTAA
- a CDS encoding RNA recognition motif domain-containing protein, with the protein MSIYVGNLSYEVTQDTLSAVFAEYGTVKRVQLPTDRETGQPRGFGFVEMGSEAEEAAAIEALDGAEWMGRDLKVNKAKPREDRGPSGGNRGGYGGGGGRNRY; encoded by the coding sequence ATGTCAATTTACGTAGGCAACCTCTCGTACGAAGTTACTCAAGACACCTTGAGCGCTGTTTTTGCAGAATACGGTACTGTAAAACGTGTTCAACTACCTACTGACCGCGAAACAGGACAACCACGGGGCTTTGGTTTTGTGGAAATGGGCAGTGAAGCTGAAGAAGCAGCCGCTATCGAAGCTCTTGATGGTGCTGAATGGATGGGACGTGACCTAAAAGTTAACAAAGCCAAGCCCAGAGAAGACCGAGGTCCTTCTGGTGGTAATCGGGGAGGATATGGTGGAGGCGGTGGACGCAACCGCTACTAA
- the rpsU gene encoding 30S ribosomal protein S21 produces MTQIVVGENEHIESALRRFKREVSKAGIFQDMRKHRHFETPIEKSKRKKLALHKQSKRRFRT; encoded by the coding sequence ATGACCCAAATAGTAGTGGGTGAGAATGAACACATAGAGTCAGCCTTACGCCGATTCAAGCGAGAAGTTTCCAAAGCGGGAATTTTTCAAGACATGAGGAAGCACCGTCACTTTGAAACGCCTATTGAAAAAAGCAAGCGCAAAAAACTTGCCTTGCACAAGCAGAGCAAAAGACGTTTCCGCACCTAA
- a CDS encoding adenylate/guanylate cyclase domain-containing protein yields MTELTLRLQQGDTETTVTVNRDVFTIGRLPECNLYLPFAGVSRKHAQLVKKADGKWIIEDLGSKNGTQVNQSIVSHPRQLQHGDVIWLGNVNLVVLLQTPLTVVSIKPVQPSDVGEQRTIFRSAKQLQQQWIEANSDDGDISNKNKTIARLKDLVDIAKNLCAAASIEEIFFQVQQVVFRYLGSIDRLALLIDVNGCGHLELVNAGTRSKTQQQYLLADASWISRSICQKVFEEKIVIQTADTHKDERFSSEHSILLKGIRSAMAVPLWDENKVVGVLYADAHLSSYHWERDGEEELSFFSALANLVASSVQRWLLAEKLKTEEVIRHRLERYHSPAVVQQLISIGGLPDGRLPPAESEISILFADLVGFTAISERLTPTAIAQLLNNLFEEMLQEVFACGGTLDKYIGDCIMAFFGAPEPQADHADRATAAAKAMLIRMEHLNANGFWQEPLQLRIAINSGKAVVGDVGSSQRVEYTALGGTINLAARMEAICPPSECVISEATYELLSQRYDFQKMGDYRFKGIDRLVKVYQTKLQQVTTIINH; encoded by the coding sequence ATGACTGAACTGACTTTACGCTTACAACAAGGAGATACGGAAACAACTGTTACCGTGAATCGAGATGTGTTCACAATTGGTCGGTTGCCGGAATGTAATTTATACTTACCGTTCGCTGGTGTTTCTCGTAAGCACGCTCAATTGGTAAAAAAAGCCGATGGTAAATGGATAATTGAGGATCTGGGTAGTAAAAACGGAACACAAGTTAATCAAAGCATTGTTAGCCATCCACGACAGTTGCAGCATGGTGATGTCATTTGGTTGGGGAATGTGAATTTAGTCGTGCTGCTTCAAACACCTCTGACAGTAGTCTCGATTAAGCCAGTACAGCCTTCTGATGTTGGCGAACAAAGAACCATTTTTCGCAGTGCCAAGCAATTACAACAGCAATGGATAGAAGCTAATAGTGATGATGGTGACATCAGCAATAAGAATAAAACAATTGCCCGGCTCAAGGACTTAGTAGACATCGCCAAAAATCTGTGTGCAGCTGCATCCATTGAGGAAATCTTTTTTCAGGTGCAACAGGTTGTATTTCGTTACCTCGGTAGTATTGACCGTTTAGCATTATTAATTGATGTCAATGGTTGCGGTCATTTAGAGCTAGTCAATGCTGGTACTAGAAGTAAAACTCAGCAGCAATACTTATTAGCTGATGCTAGTTGGATTAGTCGTAGTATTTGTCAAAAGGTATTTGAAGAAAAAATCGTCATCCAAACTGCTGACACGCACAAAGATGAGCGGTTTTCTAGTGAACACAGCATTTTACTCAAAGGCATTCGTAGCGCGATGGCTGTACCGTTATGGGATGAAAATAAAGTTGTAGGCGTGCTTTATGCTGATGCTCATTTATCTTCTTATCACTGGGAGAGAGATGGTGAAGAAGAACTCAGCTTTTTTTCCGCTTTGGCAAATCTTGTGGCTTCTAGCGTCCAGCGTTGGTTATTAGCAGAGAAACTGAAAACAGAAGAAGTCATTCGCCATCGCCTAGAACGCTATCATTCCCCGGCTGTCGTCCAACAATTGATTTCTATTGGTGGTTTACCAGATGGTCGCTTACCCCCGGCGGAAAGCGAAATCAGTATTTTGTTTGCTGATTTAGTGGGTTTTACAGCTATTTCCGAAAGGTTAACACCAACAGCGATCGCTCAATTATTAAATAATTTATTTGAAGAGATGTTGCAAGAAGTGTTTGCCTGTGGCGGCACTTTAGATAAATATATCGGTGATTGTATCATGGCATTTTTTGGCGCGCCCGAACCCCAAGCAGACCACGCCGATCGCGCCACGGCTGCGGCTAAAGCTATGCTCATTCGGATGGAACATCTCAACGCCAATGGTTTCTGGCAAGAACCCCTACAGTTGCGTATAGCCATTAACAGTGGTAAGGCTGTTGTTGGGGATGTTGGTAGTTCTCAACGGGTAGAGTACACAGCCTTAGGCGGAACAATTAATTTAGCTGCGCGTATGGAAGCAATCTGTCCACCTAGCGAATGCGTCATTAGTGAAGCCACTTATGAATTACTTTCACAACGTTATGATTTTCAAAAAATGGGAGATTATCGTTTTAAAGGAATTGATAGATTAGTCAAGGTTTATCAAACAAAACTACAACAGGTAACAACAATTATTAATCATTAG
- a CDS encoding LamG domain-containing protein translates to MTLLISLLWQGTTNLSNWDRNYYLSVGNEITGNKAWAGYVSEISIVDRAISKNEASQTLADANYLHKLGNSLVAHYKLNGECCYQDQTGNQPELLWQGRSASTPKSQGAFLDAHHWLKTSTPVSHLSQRMSQTSEFTISTAIATTNVDQKGPARIISVSGSSQRRNWTLGQQGNSLDFRLRTPLTGENGTELKLNIPNVFTDTYLHHLVITYSRGNIQVYIDKLENFHSFNLLDLIPKEQRIFYYALTFMPLGIGLGIITFLARKKLIFYRILFYSGILIPSLMLEGILVSESGKDFSIKHLLLGISFTAVTMIFLRIRAARLKMIS, encoded by the coding sequence TTGACATTGTTGATCTCGCTACTCTGGCAAGGTACAACTAATTTAAGTAATTGGGATAGAAACTATTACTTAAGTGTTGGTAATGAAATTACAGGTAATAAAGCATGGGCAGGATATGTATCGGAAATCTCTATTGTTGATAGAGCTATATCCAAAAATGAGGCATCACAAACTTTGGCTGATGCCAATTACTTGCATAAGCTCGGTAATTCTTTAGTAGCTCACTATAAACTGAATGGTGAATGTTGCTATCAAGACCAAACAGGTAATCAGCCAGAACTATTATGGCAAGGAAGGTCTGCCAGTACACCAAAAAGCCAAGGTGCATTTTTAGATGCTCATCATTGGTTAAAAACATCGACTCCTGTCAGCCATCTTAGCCAAAGAATGAGTCAGACATCGGAGTTTACTATTAGTACAGCGATCGCCACTACCAATGTAGACCAGAAAGGCCCGGCACGAATTATTTCTGTTTCTGGTAGTTCTCAACGCCGCAATTGGACGCTAGGACAGCAGGGAAATAGTCTAGATTTCCGCTTACGTACACCCCTTACGGGAGAAAATGGCACAGAATTGAAACTAAATATACCTAATGTATTTACAGACACTTATCTTCATCATCTTGTTATCACCTATTCCAGAGGAAACATCCAAGTATATATAGACAAACTAGAAAATTTTCACTCTTTTAACTTGCTGGATTTAATTCCCAAAGAGCAGCGAATTTTCTATTATGCACTCACTTTCATGCCTTTAGGAATAGGTTTAGGAATAATCACTTTCCTAGCTAGAAAAAAATTAATATTTTATAGAATTTTATTTTATAGTGGAATCTTGATACCTTCTTTGATGTTAGAAGGTATTTTAGTTAGTGAAAGTGGCAAAGATTTCAGCATCAAACACTTACTGCTTGGTATCTCTTTTACAGCAGTGACTATGATATTTTTGAGAATCCGGGCAGCTAGATTAAAAATGATCAGTTAG
- the ylqF gene encoding ribosome biogenesis GTPase YlqF, which translates to MGLTDNYKLNLIQWYPGHIAKAEKNLKEQLSRVDVVFEVRDARIPLATHHPQIDEWVGNKARILVLNRLDMIPPQVRSLWIDYFQNRGEVPYCTNAQHGQGVVGVAKAAQAAGVELNQRRRDRGMLPRAVRAVVIGFPNVGKSALINRLLGKRVVESAARPGVTRQLRWVRISDQLELLDAPGVIPVKLGNQEAAVKLAICDDIGQASYDNQLVAAALIDLVNSLQEQAGELLPKSPLYTRYELDPTPHTGEGYLHALAEYRHKGDVERTARQLLTDYRKGLLGTLPLELPPM; encoded by the coding sequence ATGGGCTTAACTGATAACTACAAATTAAATTTAATCCAATGGTATCCGGGGCATATTGCCAAGGCGGAAAAGAATCTTAAAGAACAGCTATCGCGGGTAGATGTGGTATTTGAGGTTAGAGACGCGCGGATTCCCTTGGCTACCCATCATCCACAAATAGATGAGTGGGTAGGAAATAAGGCGCGAATTTTGGTATTGAATCGATTAGATATGATACCTCCACAGGTGCGATCGCTGTGGATAGATTATTTCCAAAATCGCGGTGAAGTCCCTTATTGTACCAATGCCCAACATGGTCAAGGTGTAGTTGGTGTGGCAAAAGCAGCCCAAGCCGCAGGGGTAGAACTGAATCAAAGAAGACGCGATAGAGGAATGCTACCTCGTGCAGTGCGAGCAGTGGTAATCGGCTTTCCTAACGTTGGTAAATCAGCCTTAATCAACCGTTTATTAGGAAAACGCGTTGTAGAAAGTGCTGCTCGTCCTGGGGTAACGCGTCAACTACGCTGGGTGCGAATTTCTGACCAGTTGGAACTGTTGGATGCTCCTGGAGTCATCCCCGTTAAATTGGGTAATCAAGAAGCAGCAGTGAAACTAGCAATTTGTGACGATATTGGTCAAGCATCTTACGACAATCAGCTAGTAGCTGCGGCCTTGATTGATCTAGTCAATTCACTCCAAGAACAAGCCGGTGAGTTATTACCAAAATCACCCCTATACACACGGTACGAACTCGACCCTACACCCCACACAGGAGAAGGGTATTTACACGCGCTAGCAGAATATCGCCACAAGGGGGATGTGGAAAGAACGGCAAGGCAATTGTTAACTGACTATCGCAAAGGCTTATTAGGAACCCTACCTTTAGAGTTACCACCAATGTAA
- a CDS encoding VOC family protein, producing MGFHYTNALITLATLNINQLMTFYTNFLEQQPITSIPNVYAEFHVAGMRLGIFKPKQTHESEFQNSTKSKVSLCLEVSNLEAAIAHITDLGYPPPGEIAIASHGREIYAYDPDGNRLILHQGITGNN from the coding sequence ATGGGTTTTCACTACACAAATGCACTAATCACTCTCGCAACACTCAATATTAATCAATTGATGACCTTTTACACTAACTTCTTAGAACAACAACCAATAACTTCCATACCCAATGTGTATGCCGAGTTTCATGTCGCTGGAATGCGATTAGGTATTTTTAAACCTAAACAGACTCACGAGTCAGAATTTCAAAATTCAACTAAAAGTAAGGTGAGTTTGTGTTTAGAAGTTAGTAATTTAGAAGCAGCGATCGCACATATCACCGATTTAGGTTATCCACCGCCAGGAGAAATTGCGATCGCTTCCCACGGTAGAGAAATTTACGCCTACGACCCAGATGGCAACCGTCTGATTTTACATCAAGGCATCACAGGTAATAATTAG
- the aroF gene encoding 3-deoxy-7-phosphoheptulonate synthase has product MIVVMKVGSPEVEINRINDELTSWGLTPEKIIGKHKVVIGLVGETADLDPLQIQEVSPWIEQVLRVELPYKRASRQYRHGEASEVVVNTPDGSVVFGENQALVVVAGPCSVENEEMIIETAQRVKAAGAKFLRGGAYKPRTSPYAFQGHGESALELLAKARDVSGLGIITEVMDASELDIIAEVADVIQVGARNMQNFSLLKKVGAQPKPVLLKRGMAATIEDWLMAAEYVLAAGNPNVILCERGIRTFDRQYTRNTLDLSVVPVLRKLTHLPIMIDPSHGTGWAEYVPSMAMAAIAAGTDSLMIEVHPNPKKALSDGPQSLTPEHFDRLMQELAVIGKAVGRWPQPAVVTA; this is encoded by the coding sequence ATGATAGTAGTCATGAAAGTCGGTTCCCCAGAAGTGGAAATCAACCGGATTAATGATGAATTAACCAGTTGGGGGCTGACACCAGAAAAAATTATCGGCAAACACAAAGTAGTAATTGGCTTAGTAGGTGAAACCGCCGACTTAGACCCCTTACAAATTCAAGAAGTTAGCCCTTGGATTGAGCAAGTATTACGGGTAGAACTGCCTTATAAACGCGCTAGCCGCCAATATCGTCACGGTGAAGCCTCGGAAGTAGTGGTTAATACTCCAGATGGTTCCGTGGTATTTGGTGAAAACCAAGCCTTGGTGGTGGTTGCTGGCCCCTGCTCTGTGGAAAATGAGGAAATGATTATTGAGACGGCGCAACGTGTCAAGGCAGCCGGCGCTAAGTTTTTACGCGGTGGTGCATACAAGCCCCGTACTTCACCTTACGCTTTTCAAGGTCACGGCGAAAGTGCTTTGGAATTGTTGGCAAAGGCGCGGGATGTTAGCGGTTTGGGTATCATCACTGAAGTAATGGACGCGTCAGAACTGGATATTATTGCAGAAGTGGCTGATGTCATCCAGGTAGGTGCAAGAAATATGCAGAATTTCTCCCTACTGAAAAAAGTAGGGGCGCAACCAAAACCAGTATTACTGAAGCGAGGAATGGCAGCTACTATCGAAGATTGGTTGATGGCAGCCGAGTACGTTCTAGCAGCAGGTAACCCTAATGTAATTTTGTGCGAACGAGGTATTCGTACTTTTGACCGTCAATATACACGTAATACTTTAGATTTGTCGGTAGTTCCAGTATTGAGGAAATTAACTCACCTACCAATTATGATTGATCCCAGTCATGGTACGGGTTGGGCTGAGTATGTGCCATCAATGGCAATGGCAGCGATCGCAGCTGGTACTGATTCTTTGATGATTGAAGTACACCCCAATCCTAAAAAAGCCCTATCCGACGGGCCACAATCCCTCACACCAGAACATTTCGACCGCTTAATGCAGGAATTAGCCGTTATTGGTAAAGCTGTAGGACGCTGGCCACAACCAGCAGTTGTAACTGCATAA
- a CDS encoding PAM68 family protein, with amino-acid sequence MPAEESERGRLPFEPKKKRQKPAKAPSKPQVQLKEADKQDKKQLPYTKEEMAIPQVVSQRMIRRVAAFCGIPTALGITTLVSSYLLTIYSDIQLAPIAVLLVNMGFFGLGVLGITYGVLSASWDEERTGSLLGLGEFGTNWGRMVEGWRETRQKKV; translated from the coding sequence ATGCCTGCTGAAGAATCTGAACGCGGTCGTTTGCCTTTTGAACCAAAAAAAAAGCGCCAAAAACCTGCAAAAGCTCCCAGTAAGCCACAAGTACAGCTAAAAGAAGCCGACAAGCAGGACAAAAAGCAGCTACCTTACACTAAAGAAGAGATGGCAATTCCCCAAGTGGTAAGCCAAAGGATGATCCGCCGTGTAGCGGCATTCTGCGGTATACCAACAGCTTTGGGTATCACTACTTTGGTTTCTAGTTACCTGCTGACCATTTATTCTGATATCCAACTAGCTCCCATCGCTGTTTTATTGGTGAATATGGGATTTTTTGGTTTGGGGGTTTTGGGGATCACCTATGGTGTTCTATCTGCCTCTTGGGATGAAGAAAGAACTGGTAGTCTCTTGGGTTTAGGTGAATTTGGCACCAACTGGGGGCGAATGGTGGAAGGTTGGCGCGAAACGCGGCAAAAAAAGGTGTGA
- the rpsO gene encoding 30S ribosomal protein S15 — translation MALTQQRKQEIINNYQVHGTDTGSTDVQIAMLTERINRLSEHLQANKKDHSSRRGLLKLIGHRKRLLAYLQQESREKYQALIGRLGIRG, via the coding sequence ATGGCTCTGACGCAACAGCGCAAACAAGAAATAATTAATAACTACCAAGTTCACGGAACTGACACCGGTTCTACCGATGTCCAAATCGCTATGCTGACTGAACGGATTAACCGCCTCAGTGAGCATCTACAAGCCAATAAAAAAGACCATTCTTCTCGTCGGGGATTACTAAAACTGATTGGTCATCGCAAGCGCCTTCTAGCTTACTTGCAACAAGAAAGTCGGGAAAAATATCAGGCTTTGATTGGTCGTCTTGGTATTCGTGGATAA
- a CDS encoding universal stress protein, whose protein sequence is MLKKILVALDRSDMGQQVFEQALVLAKATQAKLLLLHVLSPEEEGSPHIPMVSGYDYYPGLSGQSFEIYQKQWDSFKDEGVRMLQTLCAKANTQGVSTEFSQTLGNPGRTICKLATNWDADLIVMGHRGLSGVKEFFLGSVSNYVLHHTPCSVHIVHDLGRVKDTESAQDSTQQPQVIPA, encoded by the coding sequence ATGTTAAAAAAAATTTTAGTTGCATTGGATCGCTCCGATATGGGGCAGCAAGTTTTTGAACAAGCACTGGTTTTAGCAAAAGCAACACAAGCCAAATTATTACTGCTGCACGTCCTATCTCCAGAAGAAGAAGGTAGTCCGCATATACCGATGGTTTCTGGTTATGACTACTACCCTGGTTTAAGCGGTCAAAGTTTTGAGATATACCAAAAACAATGGGACAGCTTTAAAGATGAAGGTGTGCGGATGTTGCAAACTCTGTGTGCCAAAGCAAATACCCAAGGAGTTTCCACTGAATTTTCCCAAACCCTGGGCAACCCTGGTCGCACCATCTGTAAATTAGCCACTAATTGGGATGCTGATTTAATTGTGATGGGACATCGGGGCTTATCAGGGGTCAAAGAATTTTTCCTTGGCAGTGTCAGTAATTACGTCCTGCACCATACCCCTTGTTCAGTGCATATAGTGCATGATTTGGGCAGAGTTAAGGATACAGAATCAGCGCAGGATTCAACTCAACAACCGCAGGTAATACCTGCATAG
- the hoxE gene encoding bidirectional hydrogenase complex protein HoxE, which translates to MTTTTPPHPHPSGDKRLKMLDAAIKRHQYQQDALIEILHKAQELFGYLENDLLLYIAHSLKLPPSRVYGVATFYHLFSLAPQGVHSCVVCTGTACYVKGSSAILADLEKATRIHAGETTADGQLSLLTARCLGACGIAPAVVFDGKVLGNQTPESVNERVQGWL; encoded by the coding sequence ATGACTACCACAACGCCACCTCATCCCCATCCCAGTGGTGACAAACGCTTGAAGATGCTAGATGCAGCTATCAAGCGTCACCAGTATCAGCAAGACGCATTAATTGAAATTCTTCACAAAGCCCAAGAACTGTTTGGTTACTTAGAAAACGACTTATTACTTTATATTGCCCATAGCTTGAAGCTACCGCCTAGCCGAGTGTATGGGGTAGCAACTTTCTATCATTTATTTTCCCTAGCGCCCCAGGGAGTCCATAGTTGTGTGGTGTGTACAGGTACGGCTTGTTATGTGAAAGGCTCATCAGCAATTTTGGCAGATTTGGAAAAAGCTACTCGTATTCACGCTGGGGAAACTACTGCTGATGGTCAATTATCACTGCTAACGGCACGGTGTTTGGGTGCTTGTGGGATTGCTCCGGCTGTGGTTTTTGATGGCAAAGTCTTAGGTAATCAAACCCCAGAATCAGTGAATGAGCGCGTGCAAGGATGGCTATAA